DNA from Sulfurimonas gotlandica GD1:
TAACTATATTAAGGGAGTGGAATTGTATCGAAATGAACTATGATATTCAAGGTTTTAGGGGACAAAAGTTGAAATTCCCTAAAATTTATTTCCTTTAAGAAAGGAAATGGTAAAATAGCTTTATGGAAATTTTACTACAAGAACTTTACAAAACTGATATTCATATGGATAAATTTCATTTTAGAAAAGTTTATTTAGAAGAATTAAGTTATCAAATAAACGGTATTTCTCAGAGTGGGAAGTCAAAACTAGTTAAGAATCATCTTCTTGGACTTAAAAAAAATTCTTATTTATATATAGACTGTAATGATATTAGAATAAATATAGATGAATTGAATAAGACTCTTACAAGATTTTGTAATTTAAATAAAATAGATGTATTAGCTTTAGACAACTACAAAGAAGAGATTAAGATTCCAAATGTATCTCAGCTAATTATCTGTAGTGAGACTCATTTTGACATAGACTATCTAACATCAATACAACTCTACCCTCTAGACTATGAAGAGTTTTTAGCTTATGAGCATAAGCATGACTCTACTGCACTAAATCACTTTTTCCAGCTTGGCGGTTTTCCCTCAATGCATAAGGTTCACAGTGATGAGAGAAACATCTATATACAGAAGACATTAAAGTATGCACTTGATGAAATGGAGTTTGATATACTTGTTTTATGTGCGAAGATGATGGCACAAAAATTATCTCCTTACTCTATATATGAAAGACTCAAGCAAACAAGAAAAATATCTAAAGACAAATTATATAAAGCCTATGAGAGTCTAGGCGAAAAAAACTACATACATCTTTTAGAAAAGAACAATCATCCAAAAGCTACTAAAAAAATATATTTATGCGATATATCTCTAAAGTCTGCACTTAGTATTGATAAGCATTTTGGAAGACTTTTTGAAAATATGATTTTCTTAGAACTATTAAAATCAAATGTTAAATGTTTTTATGATGACGGTATTGATTTTTACATTCCGAATCAAGATGAAGTCATACTTGGAATGCCGTTTGCAGATGAAAGAACGCTCTTTAAAAAGATGGAAGCTATTGAAGCATTTATCTTTGGTTACGGTATAAAAAAAGTTACAGCAATTACAATGAATAAAGAAGGGAAGGTAAGTCATCCGTTTTCAAAGGTAGAAATGATACCATTTGATATATGGGCGATAGGGGATTAGGATATGGGTAAATTATGTGGAATAGATGAAGCGGGACGCGGGCCGATTGCCGGAGACTTAGTTATAGCTGGATGTATACTCAACTCGAATATTGAAGGTTTGAATGATTCCAAAAAATTAACAGAAAAAAAGAGAGAAACTCTTTATGAGTTAATTATCAAAGATTCTGATTATCATATAGTAAAAATATCTCCTCAAGCTATAGATGCTGATGGTTTATCAATATGCATCAAAAGAGGTCTTGAGGAAATTATGCAAAATTTAGAAGTTGATGAGTATCTATTTGACGGTAACTCAAACTTTGGAATCTCTAGACTTCCAACCATGATAAAAGCTGATGGCAAAGTTGCAGAGGTTAGTGCTGCATCTATACTTGCCAAAGTAACACACGATAGAGATATATTAATAGAAGCAAAAAAATATCCAGAGTATCAGTTTGAAAAACATAAAGGTTATGGAACAGCTCTTCATGTTGAAATGATTAAGAAATATGGATACTGTGATATTCATAGAAGAAGTTATAAACTTAAGGCTCTACAAGCAACTCTCTTTTAATATCTATATATAATACTTTTTTATAATTATAAGTGTTAATATCATACTGGAAGGAAAAACAATGAAGTTTTTATTTCCAATACTATTTCTTTTAGTATCTCTCTTAGCACAAGACAGTTTTGAAAACTGGGATAAACAATACAAGCTCACACCTACAACAATAGACTCACATGCTCATAGAGCATATATAGATATATTCACAAATAAAAAAGCGACTAAAGCATATATAAATAAAGCCAAAACGTATCCTATAGGCTCAATCGTATACAAACCACTCTATAAAGATAAAAATAAAAAGATATTGGTACGCGTGGTTATAATGGAGAAGATGTACAAGGGCTACGATAGCCAAAATGGGGACTGGTTCTACGCTGTAACAAATCCAAAAGGTGATGATGTATACGAAAAAGGAAGAATCCAACACTGCATCTCATGTCATAATTTAGCAAAAGAAACTGATTATATGTTTAGCGAAAGTGTTATGAAAAAGATAGATGATGCAAACTTTGCGTTTGAGAAAGTTGTTCCTGATTTAGAGCTATATGAAGAATAGCTCTATTAAACTATTGATTAGCTGTTGCATTTAGAGCTAGTATTGCCATATTTTGCATATATATTGCAATATCTTTTTTAGCATCTACAGCTTTTTCAAGCTCAGCTATAAAATACTCTTTAGTTCTATCATCAGCCATATTAAAAACATAGAGCACCCATTCAGTATTTAACTTGATGTCCTCTTGCTCTTGTGTAACTTCAAATACTCTGTAAAGATTTATATCACTATCTTTCAAAAGATTCAAAACATTTTTATAAAAAGGTGTAATATCATAATTCACAAGTGACTCTAAATCATCCTTTGGAATTGAAGCATCTACGTCAAACAAACCGTTTTTTCCAACTATAAGTGCATTTCCAATTATAAGTTGCCCACCAATGAAAAATGGTACTTTGTTTTGAGATATAGCATTGGAATCAGTATGAATTGTATGCTTATCAATAGTATTTAGTTCATCTGTTAAAATAGAGTTGAAAAAACTGTAGACTGTATTAGCCTGCATCTCTATATCTATCTCTTTTACTTCTTGTGTTGTTGAGTCAATCGAATAAGCTTTCATTTAAAAATTCTCCAATAAAATTACATTTACAAAAGTGCCCTCTTCCAGGTCACCATCATCTTCGCCGGTTACCATTAAAGCACTGCCATTTAACATGTTAGTTAGTATTGCAGAACTTCCTACTTTTTTGTCTTTGAAGTTTACAAAGTATTCTCCATCGACAACTTCAACGTTACATGCTGTAAATTCTGTTAGACGGCTTCGTTTTGTAAATCTCTCGCTTAGTTTTGCTTCTACTCGTTTATATGGTTCACTTTTACCTAACATCTTAGATATAAGAGGTAGTCCGTAAAGTATAGAAACCACAGTTGACGAGTATGCAAAACCAGGTAGAGCTAAGATGAACTTTCCTTCTCTTTGCGCAACCATAATATGCTTTCCTGGCTTAATAGCCACACCCTTGTAAACTACTTCAGCGCCAAGACGCGGAACTATATCTTTTACAAAGTCATAATCACCAACACTTACACCACCTGTACTGATAAGTATATCAGCAGATGCAAGCGCATTTTCAAAAGTCTGCATTATCTCGTCTCTGTCATCAGGAGCAGTTCCAAGCTGTATAGCATCTGCTCCGGCTTGCTCAAACAAAGCACATAGAGTATAGTTGTTTGAACTTCTGATCTGTGCCGGATTATCACTCTGCTCACCAAGGTCTAAAATTTCACTACCAGTAGAGATAACAGCGACTCTAGGTTTAAGAGCAACTTTAACCATCACCTTGTTCAGACCAGCCATTACACCAATCTCAGCAAAGCCGATTTTCGTACCTTTTTTTATTAGTACATCTCCAGCTTTATATCCTTCACCGATAGGACGAACTGAAGATCCAAAATTAACTTTTTCATCTATATAAATTTTATCACTGTTCTCGCTCACACTAACGTTTTCTATTTGAATAAGAGTATCTGCACCCTCTGGCATCATAGAACCTGTAAAAGTCTTAATACACTCTCCGTCTGCTAGAACTCTTCGCTCATCGTTTCCTGCTGGGTTATATCCAAGTATTGAGATGCTATCACTGTCTAAGTCTGCGTGCTTAACGGCATAACCATCCATAGATGCTGTTGGAAACTGAGGATCATTGTACTCTGCTACGATATCATCAGCTAGAATTCTTCCAAGAGTAGAACTCAGCGGTAAGTTTTCACTTCTAAAACTTCCTATATCTAGCAGGTCTAACATGTTTTGGCTTGTTTCATAAGATAGTAATTTCATTTTAAAATTCCACTCCCTTTTATAGCTGTTGATCTATCTAATGCATAGATTCTTTTTCCATCTCGAAGATCATACTTCCAGATTGGAGCAGATGCCTTGAAGTCTTCAACAAATTCATCTATAAATTCTAATGCAACACGTCTTTTTGGAGAAAAGACAGCAGCTATGTAAGATGATTCATGAAGCATTACATCTCCCTTAGAGTGTGCCATTTTTATTACTGCACCTTTTTCTTTTGCTTTGTCTTGCCAGTCGCTAAACCACTTCTTTAAAATAGGTTCATAAATATCAAAACTAAGACCATCTATATCATCTTCACTTCTTACAGTTCCAACAAAAGGGATGTAAGCACCATAGTTGCTGGTTGCTTCTTGTTCATACCACTCTTTTAAAATAGTCGCTACATCTAAAGGTCCCTCATAAAGATATAGCATCTATCAGCCTCCGCAAACTGGTGGAAGAAGGGCTACTCTATCACCATCTTTTAATGCAAAATCTCTACTACTTACTAATGTATCATTTACAGCCACTGCTGAGTTTTCTAACCACTCACGCATTTGCTCATCACCTTGCAATATTGTCGCTAATTCACTTAAATTTGTAATCTCTAACTCTAAGGGCTCTTTTTGTATAGGGCCTAAAAACTCTACTTTAACCATAACGTAGACTCCAAAATTATATTATTTACCAGCGATTATATCTAAGATAAGTTAAGTCATGTATAATTTCAATCAATTTATTTTGGAGTTACATTTGGTATTTGGAAAAATTGAGTATTTAAATTTACTACCTTTTCATGTTTTTATGAAACGCTTTACTAAGAGTTCTCAGCAGAGTATGAGTATGCATTATAAGCGTGGAGTACCTGCAAAAATCAACGAAAAATTTCTATCTCACAGGGTGGATGCAGCTTTCATCTCAAGCATCAGTGCAAAAAAATATAGACATGTAAATCTTGGGATTATTGCAAAAAAAGAGGTTCTTAGTGTTCTTGTTGTTCCAGATGTAAAAAACGAAGCTGATATTGAGTCTGCTAGCTCAAATGCATTAGCTAAGATTTTAAATATCAAAGGTAAAGTTCTCATTGGTGACAAAGCTCTAAAACACTATTTACAAAAGAAGCCATACATTGATTTAGCTGCCCAGTGGAACGCTAGATATAAACTGCCATTTGTTTTTGCTCTACTTTGTTATCATAAAGATCAACATCTCTATAAGAACATAGAGAAACAGTTTTTAAAACAAAAAATTAAAATCCCACAATACCTTCTCACTTCAGCATCACTCAGAACAGAAATATCAAAAAAAGACATACTCAACTATCTCTCGTATATATCTTACGATTTAGACCATAAAGCGAAGAAAGGTCTCTCACTTTTCTATAAAAGTGTCAAAAACTGACAATTTTATGTTAAAATGTCCTTATGATAAAGACATTTTTATTACCTATTATTACTCTTACACTTTTTGCAAATGAACCAATATCACCAATTCCTACTAAAGTGGAATTCAATCTTGAAAAAGCAAGACTTGGCAAAAAATTATTTTTTGATACTATTTTATCTAAAGATAACTCAACAGCATGTGTTAGTTGCCACAATGTTTTTCATGGCGGGGCAGATTCAAATGTTGTCTCAAGCGGTTATGCAAACAAAAAAGGCAATATACAGTCTCCAACAGTTTTGAACTCTAGATATAACTTTAAACAGTTTTGGAACGGACGAGCAAGAAACCTGACACAACAAGCTGATGGCCCTATAAATAACCCGGCTGAACATAACATGGATGCAAAAACTGTTGAGGATAGAATAAATGATTCTACAGAGTATAAAAGACTCTTCGAATCAGTATACAGTACTTCACATATTTCTTACACGCAAGTTCTTGAAGCTATAGTTGAGTTTGAAAATTCTCTAACAACACCAAACTCAAAATTCGATAGATTTTTAAGAGATGAAATCCAACTCACAAAAGATGAAAAAGAGGGGTACATACTTTTTAAACAAAATGGCTGTATTACCTGCCATAACGGAATAAATGTCGGTGGAAATTCATTTCAAAAAATGGGTACGTTTTTAGAATATGAGGTTAAAAATGACTATCCTGATCGAAGTAAAATAACAGATAATCCCAATCACAAAAATGTATTTAAAGTTCCGACACTAAGAAATATAAGCCAAACTGCTCCATACTTTCATGATGGCAGTGCGAAAACCCTAAAAGAAGCACTGAGTGTTATGGCAAAACATAATTTGGGCATCAAACTTGAAGATGAAGAAGTTGACAAAATAATAGCTTTTTTGAAAACACTTGATGGTGACCTACCTGAAATATTGGAAGAGAAATGAAACTGAAACAACTTATGTTTCTCGTACTCGGGGTTGGCATAATCTCATCTATTGCTATAGTTTATTTTTACATAATCCAAAAAGATTTTACTAAACAACACAGAGAATTTCTTCTATCTGTAAATGCACTGGAAAATGCCCACATTGATTTAGAGCATCAAATATTGCAAAACTCTATTTATTCTTATCACAATCAAGATGAGATATCAGCAACTATAAATCAAGTTGAAAACACTTATATAGAGTTAGCGGGGTCTAAAATATTAAATAATAAGACCTATTTACAAACTAAAAATAATTTACTATCACTTCAAGCAGATATAAGACTCAATCTGCAAAACATAGAAGAGTATATCATGCTAAATGCAGGTATTAAGAACTCTTTGGTATTTCTAAGCAGACGTATAGAAAACGCAAGCTTTTTAGAAAAAGATGACAGAGCCCTTTTCATTCAATCTATAAAGATTTTAAAACACTTCAACGATGCAAAAAGAATGCAGGACCTTGATTATATAAATCACAATAATTTTTTACTAAAATCTGATTCAAAAAATCCAAAGACTCAAAGCTTTGTAGAGAATTTTAACCTTCACTCTAAATATCTTATTAACAGATATCCAATATTTGTACAGACAACAAAAACTGTCCTTAACAGTGATATTCATAACTACTTAGAAAAAGTAAAAAAAGAGTTCTCGGCAGTTTCTGTAAATGATTTCAAAGCACTTGATATGTTTGCTTTTATATTATTTAGTCTATTTATTTCTTCACTTTCACTTGTAGTTGTACTATTCATTAAATATATAAAAGAGAATCAAAAACTAGAAGAGACTACAGCCTCACTAGAGCACTCCCTCTCTTATGATCATTTGACAGATTTACATAACAGAAGAGCTTTTGAGATTCAGCTGAAAAAAATCACAGAACCGCACCTTCTTATTATAAATATTGACGGATTTAAATACATCAATGATATCTACGGGAATGATGTTGGAAATGTCATCCTTCAAGAGTTAGCACAGATTTTAAAAGATGAATTTTCAAATCGTCCAAATACATGCATCTACCGTCTCGGCGGTGATGAGTTTGGAATACTTTTTAACAAAATCTCAAGCGAAAACGCGTTAGAAATAGCAAAAAAACTTGAGAAAAAAATATCTAATTATGACTTTATAGTTTATGACTTGACTCTGCATCTACTAGTAAGTATTGCAAGTAACTCTACTGTACCTATTTTAGAAAATACCGACTTAGCACTAAAACTACTTAAAAAAGACCATACACTGAGAATTTTAGAGTATAACGATAACCTAAATATTAAAACAGATGTAAAAGATAATATGAACACTATTGAGCTAATAAAAACTGCTGTAAGCAATGATAGAATAGTTCCTTTTTTCCAACCGATTATTAATCTTAAGACATCTAAAATAGAAAAATATGAAGCTCTTGTCAGGCTAAAACTAGAAAACGGTACATTTCTGCCACCGTTTAAATTTTTAGATATATCTAAAAAGAGTTCTTACTATCACTTCATAACCAAAACTATGATAGAAAAAACTCTTAAAATGGCGCAAGAGTTTCCTCAATATAGATTTTCTATAAATATCTCAATGATAGATATACTAGATGCTAAACTGACACACATGCTATTTGAGATCTTAAACGCCAACCCTGAAGTAGCAAAAAGATTAGATATAGAACTACTAGAATCAGAAAATCTACAAAACTTACAGGTTGTTCAAGATTTCATCACTAAACTACATGCTTTTGGTTCAAAAATACTGGTAGATGATTTTGGTACTGGTTATTCTAACTTCTCATACTTCTCAAATTTAGATATAGACTTGGTTAAAATTGACGGATCAATCGTCAGTGAAATTGAGACAGATAATAAAAAACTTCATATGGTAACTAGTATACATAAGTTTTCAAATGGAATGAATATGAAAAATGTTGCAGAGTTTGTTGAGACCAGAGAGGTGGCACTTCTACTAAAAGAAATAGGTATAGAGTATGCACAAGGGTACTACTTCAGTCAACCTCTGGAGAGACCTCTAGAGAATGATGAAGTAGTTATCTAATTATTTTAATATCTTAGCCAACTCTTTTCTGTAAGCTTTAATATCAAAACCTTTCATATCTGACGCACCACTATCTATAGCAGCCTGAGCTACAGCACTAGAAATCTCAACTATAAGTCTTTTATCAAATGGTTTTGGAATAAGATAATCTTTACCAAACTTAATCTCTTTACCATATAGTTCACAAATATCTTTTGGTACTTCTGTACGAGCTAAATCAGCAAGTGCATGTGCAGCTGCAAGTTTCATCTCGTCATTTATCTTTCTTGCACGAACATCCATCGCACCTCTAAAAATAAATGGGAAACCTAGAACATTGTTTACTTGGTTATCAAAGTCACTTCTACCAGTTGCGACAACAGCATCTGGTCTAGCTTCAATAACATCGTTAGGGAAAACTTCAGGTGTTGGGTTTGCCAACGTAAATACAATCGGTTCATTCGCCATAGTCATAATATCTTCTATGGTAAATGTTCCTGGCTTAGAGAGTCCTACAACAACATCAGCGCACTCAAACACTTCTGAGTGAGTCATGTATCCACCTGCACAGAACTCTCTCTTATAAGCGTTTAAATCACTTCTTCCATTGTGAATAACGCCTTTTGAATCAAGCATATAAATCTCTCTAGCACCAAGTTTTCTATAAAGTCTTGCACATGAAATAGCTGCTGCACCAGCCCCAACAACAACTATTTTAAGATCTTCTATCTTTCGATGTGTAACTTTACAAGCATTTATTATCCCAGCAGCAGAAATAACAGCCGTTCCATGTTGATCATCATGCATAACAGGGATATTTAACTCTTCTACTAGACGTCTCTCTATCTCAAAGCACTCGGGTGCTTTTATATCTTCTAGGTTAATTCCACCAAAAGTAGGAGCTATAGCCATAACAACAGAACAAAATCTATCTACGCTCTCAGTATCTACTTCAATATCAAAACAATCAAGTCCTGAGAAATTTTTAAATAGAACTCCCTTACCTTCCATAACGGGCTTAGATGCCAAAGCACCAATATTTCCAAGTCCTAAAACAGCAGTTCCGTTTGAGATAACGGCTACAAGATTCTTTTTTGAAGTATATCTATAAGCATTTTCAGGATTTTTCTCAATTTCCAAACATGGTACAGCAACACCTGGAGTATATGCTAATGATAAATCTTTTTGAGTTAACACCGGTTTCGTAGTCTCAACTGATATTTTTCCAGGTTGTGGAAATTCATGATAATCAAGAGCTTCTTGATCTGTTGTAGATGTTTTAGACATAAGATAAAATCCTCAATTTTTATTTTTGGAATTATATCTTATTATAAATTTATATATACTTTGTTATAAGCTATGATAATTATGATAACTCAATACAAATACAGTAACTATACAATTTTACTTCATAAGCAAAATATCATAACTGGAGTAATAGCGGATGCTAAAAACTTAGAGAGTTAAAGTTTCAAAAAATTAAAAGAATTTTTAACAGAGAATTTGATATTATACGATTATATAAACTTATACAAAATAGGAAATTAGTTGGATTACAAGATTGACAATAACTTAATACTCAATTCTTTAGAGCAGAATATTTTTGTCAAAGATCTAAATTCCAACTATCTTTTTGTAAATAGTACTTATGCCAAACTAGTTGGAAAAGAAGCAACAGCCATTATTGGTAAAAATGATTTAGACTTTTTTCCAGAAGAGATCGCTTTTAAATACCAAAATGACGATTCTCTAGTTATCAAAAATAAGCAAATTATAGACACTGTTGAATCTATACTAATTGATGGAAAATATAAAACTATCAGAACAGTAAAAAAGCCTCTATATTTCAATGGTGAAGTAAGCGCTGTGCTTGGAATATTTTGGGATATTACAGAATTTAATGAAGAAAAAGAACATTTTAAAAAACTGGAATATGGTCTAAGTAAAGCTCAAGAGCTTGCTAACATCGGTCACTGGGAATTAAATTTAGTTACTAATGATCTTTTTTGGTCGGATGAAGTCTACCGTATATTTGGATTGAAGCCTCAGGAGTTTGGTGCTACCTATGAAGCATTTTTAGAACATATTCATCCTGATGATGTTGAGCTTGTAAATTCAAGCTATAGTGATTCTATAACAAACAGATGCGGTTATCATGTTACACACCGTATAGTACGTAAAAATGGTGAAGTAGGTTTTGTAGAAGAGAGATGCGAACACGAGTTTGACAACGATGGTAATGTTCTTAGATCCATAGGAACTGTTCATGATATTACAAAACAAAAAATTGCGCAAAATGAGCTAATGCTTGCATCTGAAGTTTTTTCTAAAATGAGTGATGGAGTTGTTATCACAGATGCCAATCAATCTATCATTAAAATTAATGAGTCTTTTACAAAAATAACCGGTTACACAAATGAAGAACTAATAGGAATGACTCCAAAAGCATTTAGTTCCGGTTGGCATGATGAAGCATTTTACAAAAAGATGTGGGATGATATAAAACAAAATGGGCAATGGAGCGGTGAAATAATAGATCGTAAAAAAAGCTCTGAGAGATATATTGCAGAGATGAATATTATCGCTCTTCATAATGATGACGGTATATTGACAAACTACATATCAATT
Protein-coding regions in this window:
- a CDS encoding molybdopterin molybdotransferase MoeA, translated to MKLLSYETSQNMLDLLDIGSFRSENLPLSSTLGRILADDIVAEYNDPQFPTASMDGYAVKHADLDSDSISILGYNPAGNDERRVLADGECIKTFTGSMMPEGADTLIQIENVSVSENSDKIYIDEKVNFGSSVRPIGEGYKAGDVLIKKGTKIGFAEIGVMAGLNKVMVKVALKPRVAVISTGSEILDLGEQSDNPAQIRSSNNYTLCALFEQAGADAIQLGTAPDDRDEIMQTFENALASADILISTGGVSVGDYDFVKDIVPRLGAEVVYKGVAIKPGKHIMVAQREGKFILALPGFAYSSTVVSILYGLPLISKMLGKSEPYKRVEAKLSERFTKRSRLTEFTACNVEVVDGEYFVNFKDKKVGSSAILTNMLNGSALMVTGEDDGDLEEGTFVNVILLENF
- a CDS encoding malic enzyme-like NAD(P)-binding protein produces the protein MSKTSTTDQEALDYHEFPQPGKISVETTKPVLTQKDLSLAYTPGVAVPCLEIEKNPENAYRYTSKKNLVAVISNGTAVLGLGNIGALASKPVMEGKGVLFKNFSGLDCFDIEVDTESVDRFCSVVMAIAPTFGGINLEDIKAPECFEIERRLVEELNIPVMHDDQHGTAVISAAGIINACKVTHRKIEDLKIVVVGAGAAAISCARLYRKLGAREIYMLDSKGVIHNGRSDLNAYKREFCAGGYMTHSEVFECADVVVGLSKPGTFTIEDIMTMANEPIVFTLANPTPEVFPNDVIEARPDAVVATGRSDFDNQVNNVLGFPFIFRGAMDVRARKINDEMKLAAAHALADLARTEVPKDICELYGKEIKFGKDYLIPKPFDKRLIVEISSAVAQAAIDSGASDMKGFDIKAYRKELAKILK
- a CDS encoding ATP-binding protein; protein product: MEILLQELYKTDIHMDKFHFRKVYLEELSYQINGISQSGKSKLVKNHLLGLKKNSYLYIDCNDIRINIDELNKTLTRFCNLNKIDVLALDNYKEEIKIPNVSQLIICSETHFDIDYLTSIQLYPLDYEEFLAYEHKHDSTALNHFFQLGGFPSMHKVHSDERNIYIQKTLKYALDEMEFDILVLCAKMMAQKLSPYSIYERLKQTRKISKDKLYKAYESLGEKNYIHLLEKNNHPKATKKIYLCDISLKSALSIDKHFGRLFENMIFLELLKSNVKCFYDDGIDFYIPNQDEVILGMPFADERTLFKKMEAIEAFIFGYGIKKVTAITMNKEGKVSHPFSKVEMIPFDIWAIGD
- a CDS encoding cytochrome P460 family protein is translated as MKFLFPILFLLVSLLAQDSFENWDKQYKLTPTTIDSHAHRAYIDIFTNKKATKAYINKAKTYPIGSIVYKPLYKDKNKKILVRVVIMEKMYKGYDSQNGDWFYAVTNPKGDDVYEKGRIQHCISCHNLAKETDYMFSESVMKKIDDANFAFEKVVPDLELYEE
- a CDS encoding MoaD/ThiS family protein, which translates into the protein MVKVEFLGPIQKEPLELEITNLSELATILQGDEQMREWLENSAVAVNDTLVSSRDFALKDGDRVALLPPVCGG
- a CDS encoding molybdopterin synthase catalytic subunit, giving the protein MLYLYEGPLDVATILKEWYEQEATSNYGAYIPFVGTVRSEDDIDGLSFDIYEPILKKWFSDWQDKAKEKGAVIKMAHSKGDVMLHESSYIAAVFSPKRRVALEFIDEFVEDFKASAPIWKYDLRDGKRIYALDRSTAIKGSGILK
- a CDS encoding MqnA/MqnD/SBP family protein, producing MVFGKIEYLNLLPFHVFMKRFTKSSQQSMSMHYKRGVPAKINEKFLSHRVDAAFISSISAKKYRHVNLGIIAKKEVLSVLVVPDVKNEADIESASSNALAKILNIKGKVLIGDKALKHYLQKKPYIDLAAQWNARYKLPFVFALLCYHKDQHLYKNIEKQFLKQKIKIPQYLLTSASLRTEISKKDILNYLSYISYDLDHKAKKGLSLFYKSVKN
- a CDS encoding EAL domain-containing protein — its product is MKLKQLMFLVLGVGIISSIAIVYFYIIQKDFTKQHREFLLSVNALENAHIDLEHQILQNSIYSYHNQDEISATINQVENTYIELAGSKILNNKTYLQTKNNLLSLQADIRLNLQNIEEYIMLNAGIKNSLVFLSRRIENASFLEKDDRALFIQSIKILKHFNDAKRMQDLDYINHNNFLLKSDSKNPKTQSFVENFNLHSKYLINRYPIFVQTTKTVLNSDIHNYLEKVKKEFSAVSVNDFKALDMFAFILFSLFISSLSLVVVLFIKYIKENQKLEETTASLEHSLSYDHLTDLHNRRAFEIQLKKITEPHLLIINIDGFKYINDIYGNDVGNVILQELAQILKDEFSNRPNTCIYRLGGDEFGILFNKISSENALEIAKKLEKKISNYDFIVYDLTLHLLVSIASNSTVPILENTDLALKLLKKDHTLRILEYNDNLNIKTDVKDNMNTIELIKTAVSNDRIVPFFQPIINLKTSKIEKYEALVRLKLENGTFLPPFKFLDISKKSSYYHFITKTMIEKTLKMAQEFPQYRFSINISMIDILDAKLTHMLFEILNANPEVAKRLDIELLESENLQNLQVVQDFITKLHAFGSKILVDDFGTGYSNFSYFSNLDIDLVKIDGSIVSEIETDNKKLHMVTSIHKFSNGMNMKNVAEFVETREVALLLKEIGIEYAQGYYFSQPLERPLENDEVVI
- a CDS encoding ribonuclease HII, which translates into the protein MGKLCGIDEAGRGPIAGDLVIAGCILNSNIEGLNDSKKLTEKKRETLYELIIKDSDYHIVKISPQAIDADGLSICIKRGLEEIMQNLEVDEYLFDGNSNFGISRLPTMIKADGKVAEVSAASILAKVTHDRDILIEAKKYPEYQFEKHKGYGTALHVEMIKKYGYCDIHRRSYKLKALQATLF
- a CDS encoding cytochrome-c peroxidase produces the protein MIKTFLLPIITLTLFANEPISPIPTKVEFNLEKARLGKKLFFDTILSKDNSTACVSCHNVFHGGADSNVVSSGYANKKGNIQSPTVLNSRYNFKQFWNGRARNLTQQADGPINNPAEHNMDAKTVEDRINDSTEYKRLFESVYSTSHISYTQVLEAIVEFENSLTTPNSKFDRFLRDEIQLTKDEKEGYILFKQNGCITCHNGINVGGNSFQKMGTFLEYEVKNDYPDRSKITDNPNHKNVFKVPTLRNISQTAPYFHDGSAKTLKEALSVMAKHNLGIKLEDEEVDKIIAFLKTLDGDLPEILEEK